A window from Neobacillus sp. PS3-40 encodes these proteins:
- a CDS encoding NAD kinase, producing MENRRNLFLYHSQDDDLLTKISPLYDLAARYGFTIVDDFRKANIITSVGGDGEFLQAVRKTGFRQDCLYAGISTKGSLGMYCDFRINDTSKMIEAIANEQLEIRRYPILDVMVDGQGTFHCLNEFSIRSAIIKTLVVDVFVDQLHFETFRGDGMIVSTPTGSTAYNKSVKGSIVDPKLSCMQVSELASLNNNRYRTLGSSFILGGDRLLTLMVVSKGNDHPTMGMDNEALSIRHIEKIQIKMSGKKIKTVKLKDNSFWEKVKRTFL from the coding sequence ATGGAAAATCGCCGTAATTTATTTTTGTATCATTCACAGGATGATGACTTGCTAACGAAAATTAGCCCACTTTATGATTTAGCTGCACGTTATGGATTTACAATTGTTGATGATTTCAGAAAAGCCAACATTATCACAAGCGTTGGCGGTGATGGTGAATTTCTTCAAGCGGTAAGAAAAACAGGCTTCCGTCAAGATTGTTTATATGCAGGAATTTCTACAAAGGGCAGTTTAGGTATGTATTGTGACTTTCGTATTAATGATACATCAAAAATGATTGAAGCCATTGCAAATGAACAACTTGAAATACGTCGATATCCAATCCTTGATGTAATGGTTGATGGACAGGGCACGTTTCATTGTTTGAACGAATTTAGTATTCGTTCTGCCATTATTAAAACCTTAGTAGTAGACGTTTTTGTTGACCAACTTCATTTTGAAACATTCCGTGGGGATGGAATGATTGTCTCAACTCCAACAGGCAGCACAGCTTATAATAAGTCTGTGAAAGGCTCTATCGTTGATCCAAAGCTTTCATGTATGCAGGTTAGTGAGTTAGCCTCACTTAACAACAACCGATACCGAACACTTGGAAGCTCGTTTATCCTTGGTGGAGACCGCTTGTTGACTCTTATGGTTGTCTCAAAAGGAAACGACCATCCAACAATGGGAATGGATAATGAAGCCCTTAGCATTCGGCATATTGAAAAAATCCAAATCAAAATGAGTGGCAAAAAAATTAAAACAGTAAAACTAAAGGACAATTCCTTCTGGGAAAAAGTAAAAAGGACATTTTTATGA
- the rarD gene encoding EamA family transporter RarD, translating into MNDKNETKLGAIYASFSYFLWGLLPIYWKFLDHVNAKEILANRIFWSFVFMVVILLVTKKWPLLSKTLKGFAKNKKQMVALIIASLLVSINWFIYIWAVNSGHMVEASLGYYINPLISLLLGMIVLKEKLTTIQYASFSLAAIGVLIISFSYGRFPWVAVALAITFGLYGLAKKLINIESAVGLTLETLVVAPIAALYMLFLFSKGDNSLFRGGLGMDLLLVGAGPATAIPLLYFSKGAQKIPLSLLGLLQYIAPTLTLILGIFVYGERFTKLQLLSFMFIWSALTIYSLSKTKLFAGKEFKFKKG; encoded by the coding sequence ATGAACGATAAAAATGAAACAAAACTAGGTGCTATTTATGCAAGCTTTTCATATTTTCTATGGGGACTACTACCGATTTATTGGAAATTCCTTGATCATGTCAATGCTAAAGAAATTTTAGCCAACCGAATATTTTGGTCATTTGTTTTTATGGTGGTCATTCTATTAGTAACAAAAAAATGGCCATTACTTAGTAAAACATTGAAAGGTTTTGCTAAGAATAAAAAACAAATGGTTGCTCTGATCATTGCTTCTTTGTTAGTTAGTATTAATTGGTTTATCTATATATGGGCGGTTAATAGCGGTCATATGGTCGAAGCGAGCCTAGGGTATTATATTAATCCGTTAATTAGCTTACTATTAGGAATGATTGTGTTAAAAGAAAAATTAACTACAATTCAATATGCTTCCTTTTCCTTGGCAGCGATAGGTGTTTTAATTATTTCCTTCTCATACGGGCGTTTTCCGTGGGTGGCTGTTGCACTTGCCATAACATTTGGATTATATGGTTTGGCAAAAAAACTCATTAATATTGAATCTGCGGTTGGGTTAACACTTGAAACTCTAGTTGTAGCACCAATTGCTGCTCTGTATATGCTATTTTTATTTTCTAAAGGAGACAATTCACTATTCAGAGGAGGTTTGGGAATGGATCTCTTACTAGTAGGAGCAGGTCCTGCTACTGCTATTCCCCTTCTTTATTTTTCAAAAGGTGCACAGAAGATTCCCTTATCATTATTAGGACTTTTGCAGTATATTGCCCCAACTTTGACATTGATTTTAGGGATTTTTGTTTACGGTGAGCGATTTACAAAGTTGCAATTACTTTCCTTTATGTTTATTTGGTCTGCTTTGACCATTTATTCACTTTCAAAAACAAAACTTTTCGCCGGAAAAGAATTTAAATTTAAAAAAGGCTAA
- the mbcS gene encoding acyl-CoA synthetase MbcS, giving the protein MKREDLIAPLKYNLVSEVERFAEDPNKMALKWENELGEKMQVTYQQLMEQVNRTGNVFLKHGLKQGDVLLVMIPRLIEAYVVYLAALKMGMVVIPSSEMLKNKDLQYRITHGDVKGVVSYHQYVEQFSDIKQPLVQFSLGNHEEGWLHLDEEVKTVSSELTIADTLSDDMAFLSYTSGTTGNPKGVVHTHGWAYAHLRTAAKKWLYIEEGNTVWATAGPGWQKWIWSPFLSVLGTGGTGLVYHGKFEPKKYLSLLDKYEVNVLCCTPTEYRLMAKVDNLQDYKLSKLHSAVSAGEPLNREVIETFKKYFNVNVRDGYGQTENTLLVGVTKGMELKPGSMGKPTPGNTVEIINDEGEVCLVGEVGDIAVHVDTPALFKNYYKDPERTAMQFRGNFYITGDKAKKDEDGYFWFEGRGDDIIISSGYTIGPFEVEDALVKHPLVKECAVVASPDEIRGHIVKAFVVLKDDVELNEQELTKSLQEYVKMLTAPYKYPRKIEFLSELPKTTSGKIRRIELRKKELETGKLN; this is encoded by the coding sequence ATGAAAAGGGAAGATTTAATTGCACCTTTGAAGTATAACTTGGTTTCGGAAGTGGAGCGTTTTGCTGAGGATCCAAACAAAATGGCATTGAAATGGGAAAATGAACTCGGGGAAAAAATGCAGGTTACATATCAACAGTTAATGGAACAAGTCAATAGGACTGGCAATGTTTTTTTGAAACATGGGTTGAAGCAAGGTGATGTTCTCTTAGTTATGATCCCACGCCTAATTGAAGCATATGTAGTATATTTGGCTGCTTTAAAGATGGGAATGGTTGTTATTCCAAGTTCAGAAATGCTTAAAAACAAGGATCTTCAATACAGGATCACTCATGGGGATGTAAAGGGAGTAGTAAGCTATCATCAATATGTTGAACAATTTAGTGATATAAAACAGCCCCTCGTTCAATTCTCGCTTGGAAACCATGAAGAGGGATGGCTGCATTTAGATGAAGAGGTAAAGACGGTTTCTTCTGAATTGACTATAGCAGATACATTGAGCGATGACATGGCCTTTTTATCCTATACATCTGGGACCACAGGTAATCCGAAAGGTGTCGTTCATACACATGGCTGGGCATATGCCCATTTGAGGACAGCAGCGAAAAAATGGCTGTATATTGAAGAAGGAAATACAGTTTGGGCAACGGCTGGACCTGGTTGGCAAAAATGGATTTGGAGTCCCTTCCTATCTGTGCTAGGGACTGGTGGAACTGGTCTTGTATATCATGGAAAATTTGAACCGAAAAAGTATTTATCCCTTTTGGATAAATATGAAGTAAATGTACTTTGTTGTACTCCAACTGAATACCGGCTAATGGCCAAAGTTGACAATCTTCAGGATTACAAACTGTCAAAGCTACATAGTGCTGTTTCTGCAGGAGAACCATTAAATAGAGAAGTGATTGAAACATTTAAAAAATACTTTAATGTCAATGTCCGTGACGGTTATGGACAAACGGAAAATACTTTGCTTGTTGGAGTGACAAAAGGGATGGAACTAAAGCCAGGTTCGATGGGCAAGCCAACGCCTGGAAATACCGTGGAAATCATCAATGATGAAGGGGAAGTTTGTTTAGTAGGTGAAGTAGGTGATATTGCTGTACATGTGGATACACCAGCATTATTTAAAAATTATTACAAAGATCCTGAAAGAACAGCCATGCAATTTCGCGGCAATTTTTATATTACAGGTGATAAAGCAAAAAAGGATGAGGATGGATATTTCTGGTTTGAAGGGCGTGGAGATGATATTATCATCAGCTCAGGATATACTATTGGACCTTTCGAAGTGGAGGATGCACTGGTAAAGCATCCACTCGTAAAGGAATGTGCAGTAGTAGCCAGTCCAGATGAAATTCGTGGTCACATTGTAAAGGCATTTGTGGTGTTGAAGGATGATGTAGAACTGAATGAACAAGAATTAACTAAAAGCTTGCAGGAATATGTCAAGATGTTGACAGCTCCTTATAAATATCCTAGAAAAATTGAATTTTTATCAGAACTTCCAAAAACAACTTCTGGTAAAATTCGCCGAATAGAACTTCGTAAAAAAGAATTAGAAACAGGTAAATTAAACTAG
- a CDS encoding alpha/beta-type small acid-soluble spore protein: MASNNSNQLLVPGVDQALNQMKYEIATEFGVQLGADTTSRANGSVGGEITKRLVAMAEQQLGGGFAR, translated from the coding sequence ATGGCTAGCAACAATTCTAATCAATTACTAGTTCCTGGTGTGGACCAAGCCCTTAACCAAATGAAATATGAAATTGCAACAGAATTTGGAGTACAGCTTGGTGCTGATACTACTTCTCGTGCTAATGGTTCTGTTGGTGGTGAAATTACTAAACGTTTAGTCGCAATGGCTGAGCAACAATTGGGCGGCGGATTTGCTCGATAA